From Pedobacter sp. MC2016-14:
ACAAACCGCTGCGCTGGCCATGCCAATTATTCAAAAAATGGCGGCAACAGACCCAAATACTACTGTACAGGCAACAGCCATCAATGTAATTGCGGGAAATAAGAATGAAGCCGATCTTCCTTTATTTAGAAAAGCTTTAACCAGTAAATCCTATGCTGTTCAGGGTGCTGGCCTTCAAGCTTTGGCTTTACTAAAACCAGAGGAAGCTTTACTTGCAGCTAAAGATCTGGAAAAAGACAATCGCAAAGCTTTAACGGAAGCCATTTTAATGATTTACGCCAGATTTGGAACGGAACAAAATCTTCCTTTCATCGCGAATAAATTTGCTGGAATGGGTGCTCAGGAAAAAGTAAGCCTCCTACCTGCCTACCTTGGCATGGCGGCTAAAGCAAACAGCACCCCTGAGTTGCAAAAAGCCATAGAAGAAGCTAAAACACTTGGACTTAAATATAAGCAATACGGAATAGACAAGTATGTAATTAATTTACTTACACAATTGAAACAACAATCTGCAGCTGGAAAAACCAATGCCGCTGCTATAGATGCAGCAATTGCCGAAATTAACAAGTAAACTAAAAGCATAACCTTTAAAGCTGCCACCCAAAATGGCAGCTTTTTTTTTTGCTATCTTTGCAGCATGATATCTATTGGAGAATACAACGACCTCAGAATTATAAACAAGACAGATAACGGACTGATTTTAACAGATGGAGATAAAGAAGCCCTCCTGCCCTATACTTTGGTACCAGCCAATACAGAAATAGGTGCAAACATCAGTGTATTTGTGTACACGCATAAAGACGGCAGCTTATTGGCTACTACTAAAAGACCACTGGCCTGTGTGGGAGATTTTGCTTTCTTAACCGTAGTGGACGAAACTGAAGATGGTGTATTTATGGACCTGGGTATCGATAAGGATGTTTATGTTCCGCAAAGAGAACAGAAAAGACCAATGTCTAAAGGCGACAGCCATGTAGTATATGTTTTTTTAGATGACAGTAACGACCGCATGGTAGCTTCTTCCAGGCTAACCAACTTTGTTGAGGAAGAAGACATTGACCTTGAAGAAGGTGATGAGGTAAGTTTATTGATTGTAGACCGCTCTGATTTGGGCTTCAATGCCATTATTGACAACAAATACATTGGACTTTTGTACACCAATGAATTGTTTGACGAACTGCATCCCGGAGAGATTAGAAAAGGATGGATTAAAAAAATAAGGGTTGAAGGCAAAATTGACCTTAGCTTGCAACCGATGGGCTATAGCCATATATTAGACTCTAAGGACATTATTTACCAGGAACTAAAAGATAGTAAAGGTATAATTGCTTTGGGTGATAAAAGCACTCCGGAGGATATTTACCATAGATTTAAAATCAGCAAAAGTGCCTTTAAAAAAACGATTGGTGCTTTATATAAGGAAAGAAAAATTACCGTTTCTGATCATGAGATCAGGATTGTTATTGACCACGAAGCTGAATAATTGCATTTTTTCAAAACAGTATGACCTGATTAGTGTTACTAAATAAAAAAACACATCATCATGGATTATAAAAAAGTATTATCAAACTGCGTAACAAGAGATTCGGATTCTTCTAAAGCTGTGGTAGCATTGTTGGCCGGCCTTGCTGTAGGTGCTGTTTTAGGCGTATTGTTTGCCCCTAAAAGCGGCGAAGAAACCAGAAGTTTAATCACAGATAAAGCTACCGATTTGAAGGATAGCCTAAAAGATAAATATCAAAATACAAAAGATCAGGTTCTTGCTAAAACAGATGAACTGGTAGATCAGGTAAAATCTAAGGCAAGCGATTTGAAAGACGGCTTTAATAATTACAAAGAGGAAGCCATTAATGCTGTAAAAGGTGCATCAGATGATGCAAATGATGCGGTACAGAATGCTTAACCAGTAATTTTTGAAAATAAAAAAAGGGAAGATTTCTAGAAAATCTTCCCTTTTTTTATTCCCTCGTAGCCATCTCAGTGAGTTTTTTCGATAGGTCATTTCCTAAGTAACGATCAATGACACCGTGAATCAGGTAGAGAATAGGCGTCATCAACACGGCGACTACAAATTTATAGGTATAATTTACCAAACCTATTGCCGCAACCATTTTCCAGCTGTAATTGTATTGCGGGTTGATGTAAAAAGCAATAAATATAACCACAAAACTGTCAATGAACTGAGAGACCAGCGTGGATCCGGTGGCTCTTAGCCATAATCTTTTTTCGCCCGTCATTTTCTTAATCCAGTGAAAAATAAAAACGTCGGTAAACTGTCCGATGATAAACGCGGCAATTGAGCCCGCTATTATCCACAAGCCCTGTCCAAAAATGCCGGAAAAAGCATTGTTCATATTGATCGGCGCACCGTTTATAATTTGATTGACCCAAAAGCCTGCGGGAGTTAGCCCCATTGCCCCCCAAATAACCAGAAAAGAATAGGCAATTAAAATGGACGTTAAAACGGATAAAAACCTAACCTGCTTTACGCCAAAATATTCGTTAATAATATCAGTCATGATGAAAATTAATGGCCAGGTTAATACACCTGCCGACATCACAAAAGATAAATGAGGTACGCCAAAAAGGTTAATGTCAAATTCTTTAAAGCCCAATGTACCTTCCACCGAAAATAGCTTTACCCCCATAAACTCAGAAAGGACAGCATTTGAAACAAAAAATGCAGCCAGCACCAATAACAATCTGCTTTCTTTAGTCTTTAATGTCATAAATAGAATGATTATTTTAAACCAAATATATGTAATTTAGCCATTACATGATATCTAACAGATCCAAACTACCAGGTACAGGCACTACAATTTTTTCTGTGATGTCTAAACTCGCTGAAGAACATAAAGCTATTAATCTTTCTCAGGGTTTCCCTGATTACGATTGCGACCCTAAATTAATTGATTTTGTAGCACAGGCATTAAAAGACGGGTACAACCAATATGCGCCAATGGCGGGAATGCCGGCATTACGAGAATTGATTGCCGATAAGGTAACATCATTATATCAAACCGATTATAACCCTGATACAGAAGTTACCATAACTGCTGGCGGAACCCAGGCTATTTTTACAGCATTAACTGCTACTATACAAGCTGGGGACGAAGTGATTATTTTTGAACCTGCTTACGACAGTTACGCGCCGACAATAAAAATGTTGGGCGGGCTCGTAAAATCTTACGAGATGTCGCCCCCTAATTATGAGATTGATTGGGATATGGTTAAAAAGCTATTCAG
This genomic window contains:
- a CDS encoding S1 RNA-binding domain-containing protein codes for the protein MISIGEYNDLRIINKTDNGLILTDGDKEALLPYTLVPANTEIGANISVFVYTHKDGSLLATTKRPLACVGDFAFLTVVDETEDGVFMDLGIDKDVYVPQREQKRPMSKGDSHVVYVFLDDSNDRMVASSRLTNFVEEEDIDLEEGDEVSLLIVDRSDLGFNAIIDNKYIGLLYTNELFDELHPGEIRKGWIKKIRVEGKIDLSLQPMGYSHILDSKDIIYQELKDSKGIIALGDKSTPEDIYHRFKISKSAFKKTIGALYKERKITVSDHEIRIVIDHEAE
- a CDS encoding YtxH domain-containing protein, whose product is MDYKKVLSNCVTRDSDSSKAVVALLAGLAVGAVLGVLFAPKSGEETRSLITDKATDLKDSLKDKYQNTKDQVLAKTDELVDQVKSKASDLKDGFNNYKEEAINAVKGASDDANDAVQNA
- a CDS encoding queuosine precursor transporter, producing the protein MTLKTKESRLLLVLAAFFVSNAVLSEFMGVKLFSVEGTLGFKEFDINLFGVPHLSFVMSAGVLTWPLIFIMTDIINEYFGVKQVRFLSVLTSILIAYSFLVIWGAMGLTPAGFWVNQIINGAPINMNNAFSGIFGQGLWIIAGSIAAFIIGQFTDVFIFHWIKKMTGEKRLWLRATGSTLVSQFIDSFVVIFIAFYINPQYNYSWKMVAAIGLVNYTYKFVVAVLMTPILYLIHGVIDRYLGNDLSKKLTEMATRE